Genomic segment of Paenibacillaceae bacterium GAS479:
GATCCAGAAGGGCATTCATCTTGCTACGATAGCGGGGCGTCCTATTGATTACCGCGTGAAGGTTGTAAAAAAAGGCGGAAAATGGGAATTTCGCGCAATGGTCGGCCGCGTGGCCCGCGCAGGACTGTTTGTCACCAATCTATGCCGTGGCGGCAGGCAGGTGACCTCAGCTCAAGGAATCAGCCGCTCGCTGCCCCATGTCTCAGTGGCCGCTAAAAAGCAGGAAATGCGCAACTTGACCAATCTGTCCGTTTCTTTGTTGGAAACCCACTTTCCCGGAATCGGGCAGCTTGGTTTTGATTATGGTCTGGACAAGAGCGGGAAGATATGGATTTTTGAGGTTAATACAAGGCCAAAATAAGAAAAAGATTACCCGGAAACAAATAGCTTGAAACGAAACTCTATTGAAAGAAAGCTAATCAAGGAAGAAATATCCATAAAACTTATTTATCACTAGTTTTTCAATTTTGCTTGTGTATAACTATATCCACATCATCCCCCAGGTATTTCCTCTGAATTTCACCTGTACCCACAATTTGTACACATCTTGTCCACTAGTTCATGTGGATAACAGAACGCTTGTTCCTCGAAAAGCTGTCATGCTAAGATTGGGAAGCACACTCACCCTGATCGGAGAGGAGGCTGGTAAGATGGAGCTGTTGTCTGACGAACTGCTGATCGAGACTTACTTCAGTGCCGTCCAGTTCAATCTGGACAAAGAATTTATTAAGCTGCTTGCAGGCGAGATCAAGCGCAGACAACTGAACCCGGAGATGATTCGACTAGGAGCCTGAACCCGAAGTGACGCCTGAGAAGTAGGCCGAACAGACAGTCCGGCCAGCCGGAATGAACCGGGAGCGGAGGTTTATCGCTCTAATGGAATGCTGGCTTTGCTGCTGCGCGAACAGACGGTACAATACAGCCTATGAATGCAAACTGGTTCCACTTGCCGCTCTCCTTCAGGAGTGTCCGTGAATACGGACGCCGCCGGTCCGTATGGTGAATACGGATCTGCTAAATCCTGCTCGGGGCCGCAATCGACAAGCGGCTCCAGGCAGTAGCAACAGGCCAGCTCAAGAGGTCGAATGCCATTGCATACGGGACACAACATAAGAAGGGTATCCTTCCTCTCTGTTATCAGATGAGGAGTAGGATACCCTTGCTGTTTTGGGATTAATCTATTGTGAACAATTATAGCTTGAGATTGCTGCTATGACCGGGAGACAGCTTGGCTGTCGGGTCGATATATACTTTGGCATTGTTGATCGCGGTTGGCGCTTCACCAAAACCGACGGCGATCAGCTTGAGCTTGCCGGGATAGGTTGTGATGTCACCGGCCGCGAAGATGCCTGGGATCGAAGTTTCCATGCGAGTGTCGACAACGATGCTGCCACCTTCTATGTCGAGTCCCCATTCGGCGATCGGGCCGAGTGAGGAGACGAAGCCAAAGTTTACGATGACGGCATCAACATCAAGCTTCTGCTGCTCGCCTGTTTTGACATGGGCAAGCGTCACCTGCTCGATGTACACCTCGCCCTCCATGCGAACGATTTCCATCGGCACGAGTACTTTTACGGATGAGGCATTCAGCTTCTCAACGCTATGCTCATGAGCGCGGAATTTATCCCGGCGATGGATAAGCGTTACACTCTCGGCGATCGGCTCCAGCATGAGCGCCCAGTCTACAGCGGAGTCTCCGCCGCCGCTGATCAGCACGTTTTGGCCTTTGAACTGCAGCAGATCACTCACAAAATAATACAGGTTGCGCTTCTCGTACAGCGCAGCCTCCGGCAACTCCAGGCGGCGAGGCTCGAACGCGCCGACACCTGCAGTAATAATGACCGCTCGGGCGAGATGCGAGCCCTTGTCGGTTTGGATTTCGAAATGGCGTTCATCATGCTTGATAAGCCCGGTTACCTTTTCATCCAGGCATACTTCTTGGGGGAAATGCTCCATCTGTCGCCGCAGGGAATCGACCAGCTCCTGAGCGGTTACTTTCGGAAATCCGGCTACGTCATAGATGTATTTCTCGGGGTACAACGCTGCAAGCTGACCGCCCAACTGGGGCATACTTTCAATCAGCTTCACCGAGGCTTGACGCATGCCTCCGTAGAATGCTGCGAACATTCCTGCAGGTCCTCCACCGATAATTGCAATATCTGCCGGTTCCACATTCAGATCGACCTTCGTCATCTGTCGCACCTCCAGATCTTTAGCTTTACATTTCCAATTATACGCTCCTTGCACGGCACTTGAAAGCGCGGCTGATGGGAGCTGTTTTGTATGTTCTTCTAATTAATTTCGTAGGAATTGACCTTGAAGTGCCGTTCGAACTTTTGTTATCATGTCTGAGAGTAGAGATGGATTGGAAGGGACACCATATGAGCAATATACCAAAGATCGTCATATTAGGAGCTGGATACGGCGGTATTTTGACCGCTCTCAAGCTTCAAAAACAGCTCAACTACAACGAAGCTGACGTTACCCTGGTTAACAAACATGATTATCATTATATTACGACTCATTTGCATATGCCTGCGGCTGGAACGGACAATCCGGAAAATGCCCGCGTGAATATTTCCAAGCTGATCGACGAGTTCAAAATCGATTTTGTGAAGTCCACCGTGGTGCAAATTCGCACGCAGGACAAAAAAGTCATTCTGGAGGACGGAACGCTCTCTTATGACTATTTAGTCATCGGTATGGGCGGCGAGCCAGAGACATTCGGCATCCCGGGTCTTGCCGAGCATGCGATGAGTATCCGCAGCATCAACTCGGTGCGTTTGATCCGCGAGCATATCGAGTATCAGTTCGCCCGTTACAAGCGCGAGCCGCATCGCACCGACTACCTGACGTTCATCGTTGGCGGCGCTGGTTTTACCGGTATCGAGTTTGTCGGTGAGCTGGCCGATCGCATACCGCAGTTATGCCGCGAGTTCGACGTGGACCGCTCGCTAGTGAAGCTGTACAACATCGAGGCAGCTCCTTCAGCGCTGCCGGGCTTTGATCCTGAACTGGTACAGTACGGCATGGACGTGTTGACGAAAAAAGGTGTTATTTTCCGCATCGGCACGGCAATTAAGGAATGCTCACCAGACGGCGTCATCGTCGGCGACGGTGAAGAGATCCGCTCCAAAACCGTCATTTGGACCGGCGGCATCCGCGGCAATCGACTCATCGAGGAAGCTGGCTTTGAGACGATGCGTGGCAGAGTCAAGGTGGATGAATTTTTGCGGGCTCCCGGACACGAGAATATTTATATTATCGGCGACAATTCGCTCATGTTCAATGAAGAGGGCCGGCCATATCCGCCTACCGCCCAAATCGCTATGCAGCAAGGCGTAGCAAGCGCCCATAATCTAGTCGCAGCCATTCGCAACCAACCGCTGAAGTCGTTTGCTTTTAGCAACAAGGGTACGGTCGCTTCGCTCGGCAAAGGCGAGGGCATCGGAGTCGCAATGGGCAAAAAATACCAGGGACGCAAAGCCGCTTGGCTCAAAAAGCTGATCGACCTTCGCTATCTGTTCATCATCGGCGGTATCACGCTCGTGCTGCGTAAAGGGAAGTTCCTCTAATGCGGCACTGTAGCGTGCAAGTACGTGGTTTGCTGACGAGGGATGAGCTGGATCGTTATAATGCGCTCATGGAGATTGGTTCTTACCTGGAATCACAGAATCGCTACGATCTGGCCTACACGATTCAGAAGGAAGTAGATTTGCTCATCATTCCTGGTATAGAGCGCCTGAAGGAAAAGGGCCGACAGCGCGACCGGGATACGGAGTTATATCTCAGCAGCAAAAGGGAAGCCTCTAACAGCAACGATCCTTATGCTGATGACGAAGAGGATGACGACGAGCTCTAGCCGTAGGCTAGAGCTCTCTTTTACTTACTTATTGTTGCAGAGAGCGAGCTTATTCAGTTGACGGAGTGTGACATTCTGACGGGATTGCTGAATCGTAGAGGACATGAAGTCGGCGATCTCGTGCTTGTAGAATTTGCTAATCGTATCAAGAAAGCGGTTCGCGAATCCGATCTGATTGCGCGCGTTGGCGGCGATGAGTTCGTGGTGAAAGAAAGTGAGAGTGAAGTTGTGCATATTAGAGTAGCAAATGAATTCGACTACCCGGCTTTAAGAAAGATCTATTCGGAATCCCGTCGTGAAAGTTTTCATTGGGCGGATAGAGAAGCAATGACTTTAGAAGACTTTGATAAGCATACAGAAGGTGAGTATATTATTTTGGCAGAGGAAAATAAGCAAATCCTCGGATTTGCTTCTCTGTATTTGCCGGATAACTTTATCCATAATTTATTTGTCCATCCCGATTTCTCCGGTAAAGGCGCGGGTGGTCTGTTGCTCCATGCGTCTATAGAGAAAATGAAAAAACCGATTAGATTGAAGTGCGTATCAGCAAACTATGCGGCGATGAATTTTTATGAGAGTAAGGGTTGGAAGAAAGTTGTTGAAGAAGGTAAACCGCAAGAAAAATATTGGCTTATGGAATACAATTGACCACTCTGCGCGGGGTTTTCTTTTATTGAACTATCGTAACCGTTAGGTTCCAAAACTACCTCAGAAATTACTCCCGTACTTCCAACCAGACTACTCGGCCAATCCAACGAGCTACCACTTAGCAATAAGCTCGGCTTGCGGCCGACAACCTGCTTCAGAAGATGGAGGTACTTGTTCGTTCTCTCTGCCGGCTCCGAATAATGCCGCCCCAGTGCGTAGTCAGCGAGCACCTGAATTCCCTCCAGCGTGCCCCACTGCGCGGTGAATTAGGACGTACCCACACGCAAATGACTCGCTGCCTTAATTTTTTTAGGACAACCAGAGCGCTCTGAGTTACGCTAATGATGAAGCGAGACGATAGGAGCTGTCACCAAAAATAAGGGAAGAGACTAAGCCCAGCTCAGTCTCTTCCCGTCTTGCTGATACAGCTTGATTTATACGCTCAGCAGTTGCTCCAGCTTGCGAGCATCCAGCAGGTTGCCGACATAGAAGTCGCCAAAGTCGCCATAGCGGGCGCTTACTTCGTCGAAGCGCATTTCATAGATCAGCTTTTTGAACTGGAGAGCGTCCTCGGCGAACAAAGTCACGCCCCACTCCCAGTTGTCGAAGCCGACTGAGCCGCTAATGATCTGTTTCACCTTGCCAGCGTATTGGCGGCCGATCATGCCATGGCTGCGCATCATCGTGCGACGATCGTCCATGCTCAGCATGTACCAGTTGTCGCCGCCGTCACGGCGTTTGTTCATCGGATAGAAGCAAATATGGCGGGCTTTAGGCAGCGTTGGCTTGAGGCGCGCGATAATATCCGGGTTCATCAGCGGATCTTCGCCGGGCTTGCTCATGTAGTTGCTTAGCTCCACGATACTAACATAGGAGTAAGCAGCTTTTGTGTAATCAGCCAACGGGCTTTTGTTGAAGCTCGTTTCCAACTCATTCAGCTCCTCCAACGTCTCGCGGAGATGCATAATGACGAAGTCAGCCTTTTGACCAACAATGGAATAAAAAGCGGTGCTTCCCTTGCGCTCTTGCTCCTCAGCAGACCAGGAAGCGAGCATGGATCCAATGGAATCGAGAGCAGCAGCCCGGTTGTCAGCTCCAGCTTGTTTCCAGGCTTGCCAGTCAATTGTACGGAAATCATGAAGGACGTACCAGCCCTCCAGCGTTTGTGCAGCGTCACTCATCGTATTAACTTCTCCTTCCATAATAAAAGACGGCTCTTAACAGCTGACCCGTATTCTCTGGACATAAGGGCATAACTAACACCCATTGTATCCCAACCGGCTTCCGTACTTCAACCAACGACCTATTCACAAATTGACTTGCTGAAAGGCTTGGCATAAACTTAGAAGCAACGCTATCCGAAGGGATGATCGGCCGCATGCTTCAAATCGCGATTGCGATGGTGCTGTTTTTTGTGATGATGTTTGGAATCGGCTTCATTCTTAACATGTTGATGAAAACGACCTGGTTCCCCATCTACCTGTTTGTTATTGTGCTCGTACCGCTTTACATATGGTCCACCTGGGATCGGGGTTTGAGCTTCACTGCCAATTTCTCCGAGTTCACCTTTATCGACTGGCTGCCTGTCGTTGCCGCTCTTGTCGGTGCTTATGTGAGCGGGTATGCAATTCGCGCTTTACGGATCGGCGGTTACAAAATGTTCTAAAGCAACGTCCGTACATGCGGCGTGCTTTCGCTTAAGAGCTCAGACGAGCCCTGCTGCGGAGCGCGTCGCATGTTTTTTTCGGCGGTGGCGAAGGCCATTCCTCGCTAGTAAATTGGAAGTCAGTTCCGCTTTGCTTTTGTTGGCGAATGCTGTCGGATGAAGCTTCTCTATGGTACACTGATAGGACGGATTAAACGGGAAAAGGGAGGGGAGGAACGCTTATGCGTATAGGAAGTAAGCTGAATTTTACGGAGCATCATCGATTTTGCGTATACCGCAATTTCTCGCTTAGCCCGCTTGACCAGCGGATGCTGACGCTGATTTATCAGCCGATGAGCGGTGCCTCCGCCTCCTCTCTCTATCAGCTTCTTTATTACCAGGTAGCAGAGGGCTTCAGCGGTTATTCGCCGCTTGATACGCAGCGACGCCTGTTTCTAGGTCTTGGCCTCGACTTGAGCGAAACGGGACGAACGGAACTGGTGCGCTGCACTTCTGTGCTGGAAGCGTTAGGCCTTCTGACTACCTGCCGGCTGTATTTGCCGGGGCAGGAGGAGGTTGCGTATGAGTATGAGCTGCATGCGCCGCAATCCCCTGCGGAGTTTTTCCGCAATCAGCATCTGAGCATGCTGCTGCGTGACAAGGTCGGCAAGTACGGCGTCGTGGCGCTCCAGGATTCTCTGTTTCAGCGTGAGCCGGATGAGCTTGCTCAGCATGAGCTGCAGCGGGAGAACATTACGATGCCGTTCTACGAGCTGTTCCGCCTCAGCGCCGCAGTGGATGCAGAGCTGGAGCAAGCGCTGGAGGAGACGGCGCCCGTGCGCAAAACTCCCGCGCCAGCACAGCAACCGAGTGCTGGCATCGAGTATGGAGACATTCTTTACCGCTTCCCGCGGGGGTCGCTCAATCGACCTTATGTCGAGCGGCTGCGAGGCGACAAGGATGCACTGGCTCAGCTTAATTACATCGCCTACAAATACGAGATCGGCGCGGCCGATTTATGCCGGCTGCTGGACGAGGACTACGCCTTCGATAGCAGCGGCAGCCTATTGACCGACGAGCTGCAGTTGAAGGCGGCCCAGCTTTACCGGCTGGATCGCAAACGCGAAGGCGAGCGGCGCGCGAGCAGCGCCGCACTGCAGCAGGAGGAAAGCGAGCAGGATGTGCCGGAGCAAGGCGTGCAGGCGGAGCATTATTTGCCGGTGCCAGCCCAGCTCACCGGCCGCTGCGACATCCAGCAGTACAATATGCTGATGCGCAATGAGCCGCATACACGTTTCTTGCGGCGCTTTTTCCCGGGCGCGGTGCCCGATTGGATCGAGCGGCAATTCGAGCGGATCGATATCCATTATCGGCTGCCGGCTCCGGTCATTAATGTGCTGGTCCACTACGTGTTCGGCATGAAGGGCACTTCCCGCGTGACCAAAACGTTCATCGAAGCGGTTGCCTCCAACATGCTCGTGCAGCAAGTGGACGAGTTCGAGAAAGCAGTGCTCTACGTTCGCAGCCAGCAGGAGTTGGAACGCGGCAAAGAAGCGCAAAGTGAGGGCGGCGCTCGAACTGGCGGTCGTACCGCTGCCGCTGCTGGCGGAGCCCGCTCCGGAGGCGGCTATCGGCGCGGAGCAGCCGGCATTCCCCGTAAGCCGGTGCTGCCGGTGGCGGGCGAGGATGCTTCGTCGGATCAGGATATTTCCGACGAGGAGCTGGAAGAGATGCGCAAGCTAGCGCGCAAGCTGGACGGCCGTTAGTTGTGATAGAGCTCATGAGAAAGGAGGCGGGTGCAAATGGAGTCGTTGAAGGATCTGTTGAAGTCGATGCCCGGCGGGAATAAGATCCGTGCCAAGGCATCCGAGCAGCTGAGTGAGCTCATGAACGATCCTAAAGTCCGCAAGCTGCAGGAGCAATTTCCGGAGCTGAATGAAGATGTGCTGCGCCGGAATTCGAATTCGGTCTACCAGTATGTCCGAGAGCACCGCAACTGTACCGATTGCCCGGGACTGGATCAATGCCCGAATGATTTTCAGGGGCATTATACATTGCTATCGGCGGATACCTCGGCCGGAGAGCTGCGGCTGATCGATCGGAAGACGGCATGCCGCAAGTTTATTGCCCGCCGCAATGAGGAGCAGATCCGCTCGCGGATTCGTAGCTTTTATGTCAGTGAGCGGACGCTGGCGGATTCCTATTCGGCAGACGAGATTTTAATGAAGGATCGCGCCCGCTCGCAGGCTGTTATGAAGCTGCTTGAATACATCCGGCGGACTAAGGAGCAGGGCTTGGGGACCGAGGGACTGTATTTGACGGGCTCCTTCGGAACCGGTAAAACCTTCCTCATGGGTTACATGCTCGGCGAACTCGCGAAGATCGGTTATTCCGGCGTCATCGTGTACATGCCGGACTTCGTGGAAGATCTCAAGGCAATGTTCGGCGAGCCGGCGCGCCTGAAGGAAACAATCGACCTCATGAAAGAAGCCGACATTTTGATTTTCGACGACATCGGCGCCGAGAATTTGAGTCCCTGGGTACGCGACCACGTGATGGGCGCGATTCTCAACTACCGGATGGAGCGCAAGCCGACGTTTTACACGTCTAACCATGCGTTGGATGATCTGGAGCAGCATTTCAGCTTCACGAGCAAAGACGGCGAGGAGTACCATAAAGGCCGCCGGATCATGGATCGGATTCGCCCGTTCGTTGATGTCATCCTGGTCAAAGGCACCAATAAGCGCGGACGCAAAGAAGAGGGCGGCGGAGCAGGTTAAAGGTTTCGTTGTATCGCCTACCTCCAACAGGAGATGTATGTTTTTCCCACACGCAAGCCGATGATTGGCTTAGCGAACAGGGGAGGACAGCATCTCCTTTTTTATTTTCCGAGGGACGATGAAGCCTTGCACCCCGCTATAAGCTGCTCTTATAACTTTGATAACATCCGCTGAAAAAATCCGTTGACACCAATAGGAATAGACTGGTATGATTTGATCCATAATCCAACTAAACAGCTAGGAATTAACGGCTTGTTTCCGGAACACCGGTATGAGCGGACCAA
This window contains:
- a CDS encoding developmental checkpoint coupling sporulation initiation to replication initiation — encoded protein: MELLSDELLIETYFSAVQFNLDKEFIKLLAGEIKRRQLNPEMIRLGA
- a CDS encoding thioredoxin reductase (NADPH); translation: MTKVDLNVEPADIAIIGGGPAGMFAAFYGGMRQASVKLIESMPQLGGQLAALYPEKYIYDVAGFPKVTAQELVDSLRRQMEHFPQEVCLDEKVTGLIKHDERHFEIQTDKGSHLARAVIITAGVGAFEPRRLELPEAALYEKRNLYYFVSDLLQFKGQNVLISGGGDSAVDWALMLEPIAESVTLIHRRDKFRAHEHSVEKLNASSVKVLVPMEIVRMEGEVYIEQVTLAHVKTGEQQKLDVDAVIVNFGFVSSLGPIAEWGLDIEGGSIVVDTRMETSIPGIFAAGDITTYPGKLKLIAVGFGEAPTAINNAKVYIDPTAKLSPGHSSNLKL
- a CDS encoding NADH dehydrogenase produces the protein MYVLLINFVGIDLEVPFELLLSCLRVEMDWKGHHMSNIPKIVILGAGYGGILTALKLQKQLNYNEADVTLVNKHDYHYITTHLHMPAAGTDNPENARVNISKLIDEFKIDFVKSTVVQIRTQDKKVILEDGTLSYDYLVIGMGGEPETFGIPGLAEHAMSIRSINSVRLIREHIEYQFARYKREPHRTDYLTFIVGGAGFTGIEFVGELADRIPQLCREFDVDRSLVKLYNIEAAPSALPGFDPELVQYGMDVLTKKGVIFRIGTAIKECSPDGVIVGDGEEIRSKTVIWTGGIRGNRLIEEAGFETMRGRVKVDEFLRAPGHENIYIIGDNSLMFNEEGRPYPPTAQIAMQQGVASAHNLVAAIRNQPLKSFAFSNKGTVASLGKGEGIGVAMGKKYQGRKAAWLKKLIDLRYLFIIGGITLVLRKGKFL
- a CDS encoding diguanylate cyclase (GGDEF) domain-containing protein; this translates as MTECDILTGLLNRRGHEVGDLVLVEFANRIKKAVRESDLIARVGGDEFVVKESESEVVHIRVANEFDYPALRKIYSESRRESFHWADREAMTLEDFDKHTEGEYIILAEENKQILGFASLYLPDNFIHNLFVHPDFSGKGAGGLLLHASIEKMKKPIRLKCVSANYAAMNFYESKGWKKVVEEGKPQEKYWLMEYN
- a CDS encoding chlorite dismutase, producing MSDAAQTLEGWYVLHDFRTIDWQAWKQAGADNRAAALDSIGSMLASWSAEEQERKGSTAFYSIVGQKADFVIMHLRETLEELNELETSFNKSPLADYTKAAYSYVSIVELSNYMSKPGEDPLMNPDIIARLKPTLPKARHICFYPMNKRRDGGDNWYMLSMDDRRTMMRSHGMIGRQYAGKVKQIISGSVGFDNWEWGVTLFAEDALQFKKLIYEMRFDEVSARYGDFGDFYVGNLLDARKLEQLLSV
- a CDS encoding Putative membrane protein, which encodes MLQIAIAMVLFFVMMFGIGFILNMLMKTTWFPIYLFVIVLVPLYIWSTWDRGLSFTANFSEFTFIDWLPVVAALVGAYVSGYAIRALRIGGYKMF
- a CDS encoding replicative DNA helicase loader DnaB, producing the protein MRIGSKLNFTEHHRFCVYRNFSLSPLDQRMLTLIYQPMSGASASSLYQLLYYQVAEGFSGYSPLDTQRRLFLGLGLDLSETGRTELVRCTSVLEALGLLTTCRLYLPGQEEVAYEYELHAPQSPAEFFRNQHLSMLLRDKVGKYGVVALQDSLFQREPDELAQHELQRENITMPFYELFRLSAAVDAELEQALEETAPVRKTPAPAQQPSAGIEYGDILYRFPRGSLNRPYVERLRGDKDALAQLNYIAYKYEIGAADLCRLLDEDYAFDSSGSLLTDELQLKAAQLYRLDRKREGERRASSAALQQEESEQDVPEQGVQAEHYLPVPAQLTGRCDIQQYNMLMRNEPHTRFLRRFFPGAVPDWIERQFERIDIHYRLPAPVINVLVHYVFGMKGTSRVTKTFIEAVASNMLVQQVDEFEKAVLYVRSQQELERGKEAQSEGGARTGGRTAAAAGGARSGGGYRRGAAGIPRKPVLPVAGEDASSDQDISDEELEEMRKLARKLDGR
- a CDS encoding primosomal protein DnaI; translation: MESLKDLLKSMPGGNKIRAKASEQLSELMNDPKVRKLQEQFPELNEDVLRRNSNSVYQYVREHRNCTDCPGLDQCPNDFQGHYTLLSADTSAGELRLIDRKTACRKFIARRNEEQIRSRIRSFYVSERTLADSYSADEILMKDRARSQAVMKLLEYIRRTKEQGLGTEGLYLTGSFGTGKTFLMGYMLGELAKIGYSGVIVYMPDFVEDLKAMFGEPARLKETIDLMKEADILIFDDIGAENLSPWVRDHVMGAILNYRMERKPTFYTSNHALDDLEQHFSFTSKDGEEYHKGRRIMDRIRPFVDVILVKGTNKRGRKEEGGGAG